In a genomic window of Thermoproteus tenax Kra 1:
- a CDS encoding aconitase X, producing MNAIEAVRKIADAVSGGEVVEIETAHVSGVSYLTVGEYGAKFIESLAESGARVRVFTTSNPMGIDLTSILETDEQFARGQRRILDSFIKLGISPLSTCAPYELMLVRSGTVHAWAESNAITYINTFRDAWSDKNPGPLALLAALAGVVPKTEMYTLEGRRPTAYVATRLQADALMAGLFGAYVGEALGSGIPYISGLTLADEESRREFAASLSTYSSIISAVIEAVTPNWRRYFSLADFRDKLTVEEKDLRKYIKDTSEPDVVYLGCPHLDADTLAKIASIILERGPARKPLLISTSPGVYGLMRELIERLRQYNVYVFAGSCLVVSPHTRKYKVIATDSMKSIYYIPRLHGVQVVPCRTLECINYAYS from the coding sequence ATGAACGCCATCGAGGCCGTTAGAAAGATAGCCGATGCAGTATCTGGAGGCGAGGTCGTTGAGATCGAGACGGCGCATGTCTCGGGGGTATCCTATCTCACTGTAGGCGAGTACGGCGCCAAGTTCATAGAGAGCTTGGCCGAGTCCGGCGCCCGAGTGAGAGTTTTCACTACATCGAACCCCATGGGCATCGACTTGACCTCAATATTGGAGACAGACGAACAGTTTGCGAGGGGGCAAAGACGTATTCTGGACTCGTTCATCAAGTTGGGCATATCTCCGCTTTCGACTTGTGCGCCCTACGAGCTCATGTTAGTTAGAAGCGGCACTGTGCACGCGTGGGCCGAATCAAACGCCATAACCTATATAAACACGTTCAGAGACGCGTGGTCGGACAAGAACCCAGGTCCATTGGCTCTACTGGCCGCACTGGCGGGGGTCGTGCCGAAGACCGAGATGTACACTCTTGAGGGACGCCGCCCCACTGCGTACGTGGCGACAAGATTACAAGCTGATGCGCTGATGGCGGGGCTCTTCGGAGCCTATGTTGGCGAGGCTCTGGGATCAGGCATACCCTACATATCGGGTCTAACGCTAGCGGACGAGGAGTCAAGGAGGGAGTTCGCGGCCTCTCTCTCTACTTATTCCTCCATTATCTCGGCCGTCATAGAAGCCGTCACCCCTAACTGGAGGAGGTACTTCTCGTTGGCCGACTTCAGAGATAAACTGACCGTCGAGGAAAAAGATCTACGAAAGTATATCAAAGATACGTCCGAGCCAGACGTGGTCTACCTTGGCTGTCCACATCTCGATGCAGACACGTTGGCCAAGATAGCGTCGATAATCTTAGAGAGGGGGCCCGCTAGGAAGCCACTGTTAATATCGACATCTCCCGGCGTCTACGGCCTAATGAGGGAGCTAATCGAAAGGCTCAGGCAGTATAATGTATATGTCTTTGCCGGATCGTGCCTTGTCGTGTCGCCTCACACGAGGAAGTATAAGGTTATTGCGACAGACTCCATGAAGTCTATATACTACATCCCAAGACTGCACGGAGTACAGGTGGTGCCCTGTAGAACGCTTGAGTGCATCAACTATGCCTACTCTTAA
- a CDS encoding Hsp20/alpha crystallin family protein, with translation MEPIRKIEEGLKELYTANVGKIEREPDVDIYEQGESLLILIDLPGFRKDSIKVKLFEHAVEITALPNSDVPGRAITRERAANFPVQRRIELPFRLRVDTAKAIYKDGVLQISAVKAGELGTAELKID, from the coding sequence ATGGAGCCCATCAGGAAAATAGAGGAGGGCCTTAAAGAGCTCTACACTGCGAACGTGGGAAAGATCGAGAGAGAGCCTGACGTAGATATATATGAGCAGGGAGAGAGCCTTCTAATATTAATAGACCTGCCAGGCTTTAGAAAAGACTCTATAAAGGTCAAACTGTTTGAACATGCAGTAGAGATAACCGCTCTTCCCAACTCGGACGTGCCGGGCCGTGCCATAACGAGGGAGAGGGCGGCTAACTTCCCGGTCCAGAGAAGAATCGAGCTGCCGTTTAGGCTTAGGGTCGATACCGCAAAGGCTATATACAAGGACGGCGTCCTTCAGATATCTGCCGTCAAGGCGGGCGAGTTGGGCACTGCCGAGCTGAAGATCGACTAA
- a CDS encoding UbiD family decarboxylase — protein sequence MSLQEYISRLNDVKRYRPPYEEFKIAKILKETEAVAVPLFESVGGDFHGTGNLLDSRSKLMRALGVTTDEEAYRKLLDAEENPTNIAVVSSWRDEYKALEDLRSLPCVRYYEKEAAPYITSAVIVARAPDGALNASIHRFTPIGRNKAVIRIVPRHLYSIYNKWRELGRPTPVAVSWGLHPLILLAAASSPPYGVFELGVASKLLGGLKAVELDNGVTAPYLASVIMEGYITDELADEGPYVDVVGTYDQVRKQPVVKIEKIYVLKDSPIVHYLLPAGREHQLLMGFEREAKIWRYVSSVVPKVIKVRLTPGGFGWMHAVISIKKSVEGDAKNAALAAFAAHPSLKHVVVVDEDIDPDDPRDVEWALATRFRADRGLVVVPYARGSTLDPMALNEEGLTFKVAVDATRPLDKDPRLFEKAKIP from the coding sequence GTGTCGCTTCAGGAGTACATAAGCAGGCTCAACGACGTTAAAAGGTATAGGCCGCCCTATGAGGAATTCAAGATTGCGAAGATCTTGAAGGAGACGGAGGCAGTTGCAGTCCCGTTGTTTGAAAGCGTCGGCGGAGACTTCCATGGAACAGGCAATCTGTTGGACTCAAGAAGTAAGTTGATGAGAGCCCTCGGCGTTACTACCGACGAAGAGGCGTACAGAAAGTTGTTAGACGCCGAGGAGAACCCGACGAACATCGCCGTGGTCTCCAGCTGGCGTGACGAATACAAGGCGCTTGAGGACCTCAGATCACTGCCCTGTGTGAGATACTACGAGAAAGAGGCAGCGCCCTATATAACATCGGCGGTTATTGTGGCGAGAGCGCCCGACGGCGCCTTGAACGCCTCTATACACCGGTTCACGCCTATAGGGCGCAACAAGGCCGTCATCAGGATCGTGCCGAGACACCTCTACTCTATTTACAACAAATGGAGGGAGCTCGGGAGACCCACCCCTGTGGCCGTATCGTGGGGTCTACACCCCCTCATTCTGTTAGCCGCTGCATCCTCGCCTCCGTATGGCGTGTTTGAGTTAGGCGTGGCCTCCAAACTTCTAGGAGGCCTTAAGGCCGTCGAGCTCGACAACGGCGTGACTGCGCCGTACTTGGCCTCGGTGATCATGGAGGGCTATATTACAGACGAGCTAGCCGACGAGGGGCCCTATGTGGACGTGGTGGGAACCTACGACCAAGTGAGAAAACAGCCCGTCGTGAAGATAGAAAAGATATACGTACTAAAGGACAGCCCTATTGTGCACTACCTTCTCCCCGCCGGCCGAGAGCACCAACTGCTGATGGGCTTTGAGCGCGAGGCGAAGATATGGCGCTATGTATCTTCGGTGGTGCCCAAGGTAATCAAAGTTAGGCTAACCCCCGGCGGATTCGGCTGGATGCACGCAGTTATATCGATCAAGAAGAGCGTGGAGGGCGACGCCAAAAACGCGGCATTAGCGGCTTTCGCGGCCCACCCAAGCCTTAAGCACGTGGTGGTCGTAGATGAAGATATAGATCCAGACGACCCGCGCGACGTAGAGTGGGCTCTAGCGACTAGGTTCAGAGCCGACAGAGGCCTTGTTGTAGTACCGTACGCCAGAGGATCGACGTTGGATCCCATGGCACTGAACGAGGAGGGGCTGACGTTCAAAGTTGCTGTGGATGCAACAAGGCCGTTGGACAAAGATCCAAGGTTATTTGAGAAGGCCAAGATACCATGA
- the rimI gene encoding ribosomal protein S18-alanine N-acetyltransferase produces MAIQRCTSDYLKGVYDVELESFNQYDVYSLELLKFLCSFCGDYSYVFIDNNEILGYIITCKDDDSAHIISIAVKRKARRRGIGSALLCTALRLLERGEVKKVYLEVRVSNSDAIRLYEKAGFKIVETLEGYYGDGEAGYRMEITDRKIAKEFCKNYK; encoded by the coding sequence GTGGCTATACAGCGATGTACTAGCGATTACCTTAAGGGAGTTTACGATGTAGAGTTGGAGTCCTTCAATCAATACGATGTATATAGCCTTGAATTACTTAAGTTTTTATGCTCATTTTGTGGAGATTATTCGTATGTCTTTATTGATAATAATGAAATATTAGGATATATTATTACATGTAAAGATGACGATTCTGCACATATTATCTCCATCGCAGTCAAGAGGAAGGCAAGACGGAGGGGCATAGGAAGCGCGCTACTTTGTACTGCCTTGAGGCTACTTGAAAGAGGAGAGGTAAAGAAGGTATATTTAGAGGTACGCGTGAGCAACTCCGACGCTATAAGGCTCTATGAAAAAGCTGGATTTAAGATCGTCGAAACACTGGAGGGCTACTACGGCGATGGTGAGGCGGGATATAGGATGGAGATAACAGATAGAAAGATAGCAAAAGAATTTTGTAAAAATTATAAATAA
- a CDS encoding metallophosphoesterase has product MRGLVVKIGRERILLVADTHVGYEVELRLNGIYATSQTARLRKNLIEWGEEVGANTLAILGDIKHELPVPRETASEVREFLKDLSKSFERVILIPGNHDSMIDEIADGIQGVYVADSRGVLLEGPRNVLLLHGHAKPRPEDLAASDVLVMGHTHPALSIVDEIGYISREPVILKITQNKGELFRRMFGGEAEGGYIKVVVLPASHPLITGYDIINLIQLNNDERTIMKYMNLDYRSIEVYLTDFTFLGTLDVVAESKEESRLEMVTS; this is encoded by the coding sequence GTGAGAGGTCTTGTTGTTAAGATAGGGCGGGAGAGGATCCTCTTAGTTGCTGATACTCACGTGGGCTACGAGGTTGAATTAAGGCTTAACGGAATATATGCAACTAGCCAGACGGCGCGACTAAGGAAAAACTTAATAGAGTGGGGCGAGGAGGTAGGCGCGAACACGCTGGCTATTTTGGGCGATATTAAACACGAGCTGCCAGTGCCCCGCGAGACCGCCAGTGAGGTTAGAGAGTTTCTGAAGGATCTGTCTAAGAGCTTCGAAAGAGTGATCCTAATACCGGGCAATCATGATTCAATGATAGATGAGATAGCTGATGGCATCCAGGGGGTTTACGTGGCCGACAGCAGGGGAGTTCTCCTAGAGGGCCCGCGCAACGTGCTCCTCCTGCATGGACACGCTAAACCGCGCCCTGAGGACCTAGCGGCGTCGGACGTATTGGTTATGGGACACACTCACCCCGCTCTGTCTATTGTCGACGAAATAGGATACATCTCTAGAGAGCCTGTTATTCTCAAAATAACCCAGAACAAGGGCGAGCTTTTCAGGAGGATGTTCGGCGGTGAGGCCGAGGGCGGCTATATAAAGGTCGTGGTACTGCCGGCCTCACACCCTCTCATAACGGGCTATGATATCATTAATTTAATCCAGCTAAATAACGATGAAAGAACTATTATGAAATATATGAATTTAGATTATAGATCAATTGAGGTATATTTAACTGATTTTACATTTCTAGGAACGTTAGATGTTGTAGCGGAGTCTAAAGAGGAGAGTCGGCTTGAGATGGTGACATCATAG
- a CDS encoding ATPase has product MYNILDLPFHPSGVTHVHRLHRAVGFEKELKQVIELLDLVTKTKNNILSVVVAPYGYGKSEFLDEVYEEAQRRGLKVVRLALTGAFREEALQSLGGKKAGEPLIVLIDEADELSRLAAVHKLGALSYEEFRRAVMDLASVVRALLEPKNYPHVLKNPEDYDQVLIIAALTPQVYYTILKNIIPDVFDITTGRVYREIQIDTRFPFWLYVEIVKSRIQAYSAGSEKELGPFALHELAALYHIAMKKREVSPRSLLKLTARLYELKMKGGGVADIIIEEGLEIPHREIAEYATSGIPVKNVSEKFKDLFKKVYIYKIRFSDKEGMNIVKELLEMRGIRIDLMDERSVSYEPYLYYTTLEQGDLVVYLFSDKIVEELSDYLFDEGYLVADELGKRIDEGSDLIKVKEDLIRRLQDPSQLIDELENLLGLNGIKFKLCCGKAVWINTLGFRELFIIAYIDNEESLSNLKDKLNKIIMEGSIESYPIDYLLGFIFSPVLLSEEIERSIGPVLKLSWKNSYLDSSNEFMYISIYGADKLDKIKNKIIKYYINKLLQKEPEPLEFVENAKLSREKLREHVLKYTLALRRGKEKKELSLLKAAEQIISGETPEGMASFGTITEILLRKIGDVIHERELKSLITRLFPVNLWRDIREDDLIALMVYVGLLVPRGERTYMRFTPEASSKYLDELYGQIRKNAEISVSVKSKIFGDIKVVRRIEIEIRNRDFRNREDYAKLVIELKRTLLEIQEKAAEIREELEREAQRKKELAEQLEKIAERLPQRIKFMALDESVLKRETDVVAKVDEIRSIWTSLRPIVSELGDNISVETDLELLLNLPEPWLEEYLALLRIYSSRAREKYEAFKNAARLRDNAASWIRSRLGLASSDIEGTLKLKAEELGVPYQVLWAVASKGPGTELDIDRLAEETSQDKNVILRYLELLSQRGLVVKRYVS; this is encoded by the coding sequence ATGTATAATATTCTGGATCTTCCGTTCCATCCATCGGGGGTCACTCACGTCCACAGGCTACACCGTGCTGTAGGATTCGAAAAAGAGTTGAAACAAGTCATAGAACTGTTGGATCTTGTAACAAAGACCAAGAACAATATTCTCTCAGTCGTCGTAGCTCCTTACGGCTATGGTAAGAGCGAGTTCCTCGACGAAGTGTACGAGGAGGCGCAAAGGAGAGGGCTAAAGGTGGTGAGGTTGGCGCTCACTGGCGCCTTTCGTGAGGAAGCTCTCCAGAGCCTCGGAGGAAAAAAAGCCGGCGAACCCCTCATCGTTCTCATAGACGAGGCTGATGAGCTATCGCGCCTCGCCGCAGTGCACAAGCTCGGCGCCCTATCCTACGAGGAGTTCAGGAGGGCGGTCATGGATCTAGCCTCCGTTGTGAGAGCTCTGTTGGAGCCGAAGAACTATCCCCACGTATTGAAAAACCCTGAAGATTACGACCAAGTTTTGATAATAGCGGCACTAACTCCCCAAGTTTACTATACAATACTAAAGAATATAATACCGGACGTATTCGATATAACAACGGGCAGAGTCTATAGAGAGATCCAGATAGACACCAGATTTCCGTTCTGGCTCTATGTAGAGATCGTCAAGTCTAGGATACAAGCCTATTCCGCCGGTTCGGAAAAGGAGCTTGGCCCCTTTGCTCTCCACGAGCTAGCAGCATTGTATCACATAGCCATGAAGAAGAGAGAGGTGAGCCCTAGATCGCTTCTCAAGCTAACTGCCAGGCTGTACGAGCTCAAAATGAAAGGCGGCGGCGTAGCCGACATAATCATTGAGGAAGGTCTAGAGATCCCCCATAGAGAGATCGCCGAGTACGCCACATCGGGGATACCTGTCAAGAATGTGTCTGAGAAATTTAAAGATTTATTTAAAAAAGTATACATATATAAAATAAGATTTTCGGATAAAGAGGGTATGAATATAGTTAAAGAGCTATTGGAGATGAGAGGAATAAGGATAGATCTGATGGACGAGAGGTCTGTATCATATGAGCCCTATCTCTATTATACAACGTTAGAACAAGGAGACTTAGTGGTATATCTATTTTCTGACAAAATAGTAGAAGAGCTCAGCGACTATCTATTCGACGAGGGCTATCTAGTAGCCGACGAGCTAGGCAAGAGGATTGACGAAGGAAGCGATCTGATAAAGGTAAAGGAGGATCTGATTCGACGCCTACAAGATCCATCGCAGTTGATAGATGAACTGGAAAACCTATTGGGGCTCAACGGCATTAAGTTCAAGCTATGTTGCGGAAAGGCCGTATGGATAAATACTCTCGGATTTAGAGAATTATTCATTATAGCTTATATAGATAATGAGGAATCATTATCAAATCTTAAAGATAAATTAAATAAGATAATAATGGAAGGCTCTATTGAAAGCTATCCAATAGACTATCTGCTTGGGTTTATATTCTCGCCGGTACTCTTGTCAGAGGAGATCGAGAGATCCATCGGGCCGGTATTGAAATTAAGTTGGAAAAATTCATACTTAGATAGCTCTAACGAATTTATGTATATATCTATTTATGGAGCAGATAAATTAGATAAAATAAAAAATAAGATAATAAAATATTATATTAATAAGCTTCTGCAGAAGGAGCCCGAGCCGTTGGAGTTCGTGGAGAACGCCAAGCTTTCCCGCGAGAAGTTGCGCGAACACGTGCTGAAGTATACTCTGGCCTTAAGGAGAGGGAAGGAGAAAAAGGAGCTCTCTCTGCTAAAGGCGGCTGAGCAGATAATCTCGGGCGAGACGCCCGAGGGAATGGCCTCCTTCGGGACAATAACGGAGATCCTTCTGAGGAAGATCGGAGACGTTATCCACGAAAGGGAGTTGAAATCGTTGATAACAAGGCTATTCCCGGTCAACCTGTGGAGGGACATACGCGAGGACGACTTAATTGCCTTGATGGTGTACGTCGGCCTTCTTGTGCCTAGGGGCGAGAGGACTTACATGCGGTTCACGCCCGAGGCGTCATCCAAATACCTCGACGAGCTCTACGGCCAGATAAGAAAGAATGCCGAGATATCTGTCTCCGTTAAAAGCAAAATATTCGGCGACATTAAAGTCGTCAGGAGAATAGAAATAGAGATACGCAACAGAGACTTCAGAAACAGAGAGGACTATGCCAAGCTGGTGATAGAGCTGAAGAGGACTCTGCTGGAAATACAAGAGAAGGCAGCGGAAATAAGGGAGGAACTGGAGCGAGAGGCGCAGAGGAAAAAAGAGCTAGCAGAACAGCTCGAGAAGATTGCGGAGAGGTTGCCCCAACGGATCAAGTTCATGGCGTTAGACGAGAGCGTTCTCAAAAGAGAAACCGATGTAGTCGCTAAGGTCGACGAAATCCGCTCAATATGGACCTCACTGCGCCCCATAGTCTCCGAGTTAGGCGATAACATATCTGTCGAGACAGACCTAGAGCTCTTGTTGAATTTGCCTGAACCTTGGTTGGAGGAATACTTGGCGCTATTGAGAATCTACTCGTCGCGGGCCAGAGAGAAATACGAGGCCTTTAAGAACGCTGCGAGGTTGAGAGATAACGCAGCTAGTTGGATAAGAAGCCGTCTGGGCCTTGCGAGCTCAGATATAGAGGGCACACTTAAGCTAAAGGCCGAAGAGCTTGGCGTGCCCTACCAAGTCCTTTGGGCCGTGGCCTCCAAGGGCCCAGGGACTGAGCTAGATATAGATAGATTGGCCGAGGAGACGTCACAAGACAAAAACGTAATTCTGAGATATCTTGAGTTGCTGTCTCAAAGGGGGCTGGTGGTCAAGAGGTATGTCTCGTAA
- a CDS encoding Clp1/GlmU family protein translates to MKIYLLEPGQIYRVEGPARIDVMEGSVYAVGAIYSGGSHFTVLRARKLAFKAIERAKVSVTLGPNAVLELAKPGEEVLDEWEGAISKLALSGTSIVIGSIDVGKSTMTAVLANKALLNGLRVAVIDADVGQNDIGPPTTISISRVTRPITSLRQVQAEKSVFMQSTSLERIWPRAVEAVKRLIAYARRTWSVDAIIVNTDGWINGREAIEYKRSLLTELRPNNIVAIKIENELDEIIKGYSNVTIVRPPPAARLRTKEDRKIHREMSYARFIFPLRELSIDLDKLPLCGLGLFRGVDLGSELRAMASRIVNSHITYANQAGSTLYIITDQWISRRIGAFKVVGLPEGFERGLLIGIEDSEGFLLGLGVLKKIYYDRKKAVIYTSSKTERAMSRASCIRLGLIRLNENFEEIERVSQLLKYLYPSDELGDTMRGAGSA, encoded by the coding sequence GTGAAGATTTACCTTCTGGAGCCTGGCCAGATATATCGCGTTGAGGGACCGGCCAGAATAGACGTCATGGAGGGCTCGGTGTACGCGGTGGGCGCGATATATTCGGGCGGTAGCCACTTCACCGTCCTAAGGGCTAGAAAGTTGGCCTTCAAGGCGATAGAGAGGGCCAAGGTCAGCGTGACGTTGGGGCCGAACGCAGTTTTGGAGCTGGCAAAGCCAGGCGAAGAGGTGTTGGACGAGTGGGAAGGCGCTATCTCCAAGCTGGCCTTAAGCGGCACGTCAATAGTTATAGGATCAATAGACGTTGGGAAGTCCACCATGACTGCAGTTTTGGCCAACAAGGCGCTGTTGAACGGCTTGAGGGTGGCCGTCATCGACGCAGATGTGGGTCAGAACGACATTGGCCCTCCCACCACCATATCGATAAGCAGAGTAACGCGCCCGATTACAAGTCTCAGACAAGTGCAGGCCGAGAAGTCTGTATTTATGCAGTCGACGAGCCTTGAGAGGATCTGGCCGCGCGCCGTAGAGGCCGTCAAGAGGCTAATTGCTTATGCCAGAAGGACGTGGTCAGTGGACGCGATCATTGTGAATACAGACGGGTGGATAAACGGGAGAGAGGCCATAGAGTATAAGAGATCCTTGTTAACAGAGCTGAGACCCAACAACATAGTAGCAATAAAGATAGAAAACGAGCTCGATGAGATAATCAAGGGCTATTCCAACGTGACCATTGTGAGACCGCCTCCGGCTGCCCGGCTACGCACGAAGGAAGATAGAAAGATCCACAGAGAGATGAGCTATGCCAGATTCATCTTTCCCCTCAGGGAGCTCTCCATCGACCTGGACAAGTTACCACTATGCGGGCTGGGCCTATTTCGAGGAGTAGATCTGGGGAGCGAGCTCAGAGCCATGGCGTCGCGCATCGTGAACTCTCATATCACCTACGCAAACCAAGCGGGCTCGACACTCTACATAATCACCGACCAATGGATCTCAAGAAGAATAGGCGCATTTAAAGTGGTCGGACTGCCCGAGGGATTCGAAAGAGGACTGTTAATCGGCATTGAGGACTCTGAGGGTTTCCTCCTCGGCCTAGGGGTCCTGAAGAAGATATACTATGACAGAAAGAAGGCAGTCATTTACACGTCGTCTAAGACCGAGAGAGCTATGTCAAGGGCTTCCTGCATAAGGTTAGGCCTTATAAGGCTCAATGAGAACTTCGAAGAAATTGAAAGAGTGAGCCAGCTTCTGAAATATTTATATCCAAGCGATGAACTTGGAGATACGATGAGGGGAGCGGGCAGCGCCTGA
- a CDS encoding DNA primase large subunit PriL codes for MECYATMQEIACLFPYLDKSGEYLFARGITLESALNSDHIVKRAIDIVEESLKRMKNRPCVDEPEVEAAASRLALYIITGASNIYLLRRFADSQSKMFTYRLRNTPGIQSYECKAEIASDLGLSVAMARNVVKGSLLAATYPIAIRWRDYIRYAPQDPDWAMINRPVVSGWVLLDVNDFERVLEDAYEAKILKMASREDVGYIVGLLSKVEPIYREIAKLRSLRPVTIRAEGRGEDPPCMRAIIESIRKGENAPHTARFAITTYLLRRGWDVEQIVDLFRSSPDFNEKITRYQVQHIAGQVGGRKEYSVPSCETMNSWGLCPTNLGCGVKNPVQYGRRASRATEASRPQ; via the coding sequence GTGGAGTGTTATGCAACAATGCAGGAGATAGCTTGTCTATTTCCCTACCTTGATAAATCGGGCGAATATCTCTTCGCGCGGGGCATAACCTTGGAAAGTGCACTCAACTCCGACCACATAGTTAAAAGAGCTATCGACATAGTCGAGGAATCCCTTAAGAGGATGAAGAATAGGCCCTGTGTCGACGAGCCCGAGGTCGAGGCCGCCGCGTCTAGACTGGCTTTATACATAATTACAGGAGCCTCCAATATATACCTATTGAGGCGTTTCGCAGATAGCCAAAGTAAGATGTTCACCTATAGGCTGAGGAATACGCCGGGAATTCAATCGTATGAATGCAAGGCAGAGATAGCGTCAGACCTAGGGCTCAGTGTCGCCATGGCCCGCAACGTTGTCAAAGGCTCTCTTTTGGCGGCGACATACCCCATAGCGATCAGATGGCGCGACTACATCAGATATGCGCCCCAAGATCCAGACTGGGCTATGATAAACAGACCTGTAGTAAGCGGATGGGTATTACTAGACGTCAACGACTTCGAAAGAGTTCTTGAAGACGCCTATGAGGCGAAGATACTCAAGATGGCCTCGAGGGAGGACGTTGGATATATTGTCGGCCTTCTCTCGAAGGTGGAACCTATATATCGTGAGATTGCCAAGCTCAGATCGCTGAGACCTGTCACCATCAGAGCTGAAGGGCGCGGGGAAGATCCCCCGTGCATGCGGGCCATAATTGAGTCAATTAGGAAGGGCGAGAACGCGCCTCACACTGCCCGCTTTGCAATAACGACGTATCTCTTGAGGAGGGGGTGGGATGTGGAGCAGATAGTAGATCTGTTCCGTTCGTCGCCAGATTTTAATGAGAAGATCACAAGATATCAAGTGCAACACATAGCGGGGCAAGTCGGCGGGAGGAAGGAGTACTCAGTGCCCAGCTGCGAGACGATGAACTCGTGGGGGCTTTGTCCTACAAACCTAGGATGTGGAGTCAAGAACCCCGTGCAGTATGGCAGAAGAGCTAGTAGAGCTACTGAGGCGAGTAGGCCTCAGTAG
- a CDS encoding N-glycosylase/DNA lyase: MAEELVELLRRVGLSRILAIEKRDPQYLAVCRVCENRGADETARLVMLNALISYRLTGKGEEHWMYFADFFSTRRNIDICKEFFEYLSKSPYLILNRNARMSRVRKACGIKPDIDDLIKTWNKLALTLDVDPNSKTVVFALKMLNYVYMCCRGVDRPVPFEIPIPVDYRVARMTSCLGLIAMTPEEAMRRYREIQTVWRRIAEASGIPPLHIDTLLWLAARAVLYSDTENEVPRELVEFFKRFCKG, translated from the coding sequence ATGGCAGAAGAGCTAGTAGAGCTACTGAGGCGAGTAGGCCTCAGTAGGATACTCGCCATAGAGAAGAGAGATCCTCAATATTTGGCGGTCTGTAGAGTCTGTGAGAACAGAGGAGCGGATGAGACCGCTAGACTAGTCATGCTTAACGCCTTGATCAGCTACAGGCTTACAGGCAAGGGCGAGGAGCATTGGATGTACTTCGCTGACTTCTTCTCAACGCGACGTAATATCGATATATGTAAAGAATTTTTTGAATATCTATCCAAAAGTCCCTATCTAATACTCAATAGGAATGCAAGAATGAGCAGAGTGAGAAAAGCTTGTGGAATAAAGCCCGATATAGACGACTTAATCAAAACATGGAACAAACTGGCTCTGACGTTAGACGTAGACCCCAACTCAAAGACCGTCGTATTCGCGTTGAAAATGCTCAACTACGTCTATATGTGCTGTAGAGGAGTAGATAGGCCTGTCCCCTTTGAGATCCCCATCCCCGTCGACTACAGAGTAGCCCGCATGACCTCTTGTCTCGGTTTGATAGCGATGACTCCCGAGGAGGCCATGAGAAGATACAGAGAGATACAAACTGTCTGGAGGCGTATTGCTGAGGCCAGCGGGATACCTCCTTTGCATATAGATACCCTGCTCTGGCTGGCCGCGCGGGCGGTGCTCTACAGCGATACAGAAAATGAAGTCCCTAGAGAGCTAGTGGAGTTTTTCAAGAGATTTTGCAAGGGCTAG
- a CDS encoding aconitase X swivel domain-containing protein, with amino-acid sequence MPTLKPLVRGKGLIKAQVIRMGPISFLGDLNPETGEVAGRSVSGKILVVPYVRGSTVGPYVLWHAALKGKAPLAIVAKSVDLMLVTAAVLAGVPLFQGEVQDDCIEIDLSDGRYEPCR; translated from the coding sequence ATGCCTACTCTTAAGCCCCTAGTGAGAGGCAAGGGCCTCATCAAGGCCCAAGTGATAAGGATGGGCCCCATATCGTTTCTGGGAGATTTAAACCCAGAGACGGGCGAGGTCGCTGGTAGATCCGTGTCGGGCAAGATACTTGTGGTCCCGTACGTAAGAGGATCGACTGTAGGGCCTTATGTTCTATGGCATGCGGCGCTTAAGGGCAAGGCGCCTCTGGCCATAGTGGCCAAGTCGGTGGATCTCATGTTAGTGACGGCGGCCGTCCTGGCCGGAGTGCCGTTGTTTCAAGGAGAGGTCCAGGATGACTGCATTGAAATAGACTTATCGGATGGACGCTATGAGCCTTGCAGATAG